One window of Halosolutus amylolyticus genomic DNA carries:
- a CDS encoding winged helix-turn-helix domain-containing protein, giving the protein MPLEFSSADEAPPFRDVITVLDDEDCRTIISVLDEPMTVPEIAEAADLPLSTTYRKLDRLTEAQLASETTGVRHGRHHKSRYIVDFDRISVDLDDELEFRVDIDRSNPALGLWSDVKQEF; this is encoded by the coding sequence ATGCCACTCGAGTTCTCTTCGGCCGACGAAGCACCTCCGTTCCGGGACGTCATCACCGTCCTGGACGACGAGGACTGTCGGACGATCATCTCCGTGCTCGACGAACCGATGACGGTGCCGGAGATTGCCGAGGCAGCGGATCTTCCCCTCTCGACGACCTATCGCAAACTCGATCGCCTGACCGAGGCACAACTCGCGAGCGAGACCACCGGCGTTCGACACGGTCGCCACCACAAGTCGCGGTACATCGTCGACTTCGATCGCATCTCGGTCGATCTCGACGACGAACTGGAGTTTCGCGTCGACATCGATCGCTCGAACCCCGCTCTCGGCCTCTGGTCCGACGTGAAACAGGAGTTCTGA
- a CDS encoding cobyric acid synthase, with product MTRTILIAGTASHVGKSTVAAGLCRLLADRGVSVAPFKAQNMSNNARVVVRPDAVASDDAVDRWGEIGVSQFVQARAARLTPTTDCNPVLLKPRGEGESQLVVQGRAHEHVPPGTYYEEYWDDARAVAEASYRRLAADHDVIVAEGAGSIAEINLHDRDLANVELARFADAEILLLVDIERGGAFASLYGTIELLPDDVRERVVGAVITKFRGEPSLLESGIAEIESRTGVPILGVLPYDDPGLPEEDSVGLPATDERAVIGADDGVPADRRVTIAVPRLPRISNATDIEALVAEPGVSVSYVPVDPDGGDPTDRLANADAVVLPGTKNTVDDLLALRAAGYDDALTAFDGPIVGLCGGYQMLGHRITNASLEGTGSDVGTGTDGTDGTGTDDARGAEIDDTVAGFGLLPVETRFEGDKHLEQTTVPVDGSATPLLAGADGTASGYEIHAGRTEALEPVDRPLGDSSAAVGPVLGTYLHGVFDNATVREAFLDAVAASAGVDRPADGAGDTAGRSASETPFDRAASLVGENVDLAALGLPVR from the coding sequence ATGACACGGACGATCCTGATCGCGGGCACGGCCAGCCACGTCGGCAAGTCGACGGTCGCCGCCGGTCTCTGTCGTCTCCTGGCCGATCGGGGCGTCTCGGTCGCCCCGTTCAAGGCACAGAATATGAGTAACAACGCCCGGGTCGTCGTTCGCCCGGACGCGGTGGCGTCGGACGACGCCGTCGATCGCTGGGGCGAGATCGGCGTCTCCCAGTTCGTCCAGGCCCGTGCCGCGAGGCTGACGCCGACGACCGACTGCAACCCGGTCCTGCTCAAGCCCCGCGGCGAGGGGGAGAGCCAGTTAGTCGTCCAGGGACGGGCCCACGAGCACGTCCCGCCCGGCACCTACTACGAGGAGTACTGGGACGACGCGCGAGCGGTGGCCGAAGCGTCCTACCGGCGGCTGGCGGCCGACCACGACGTGATCGTCGCCGAGGGAGCGGGAAGCATCGCCGAGATCAACCTCCACGATCGGGACCTCGCGAACGTCGAACTGGCCCGGTTCGCGGACGCCGAGATCCTCCTGCTGGTCGACATCGAACGCGGCGGCGCGTTCGCCAGCCTCTACGGGACGATCGAACTGCTTCCCGACGACGTCCGGGAGCGGGTCGTCGGCGCGGTCATCACCAAGTTCCGCGGGGAGCCGTCGCTCCTCGAGTCGGGGATCGCGGAGATCGAGTCCCGGACCGGCGTCCCGATCCTCGGCGTCCTCCCGTACGACGACCCCGGCCTGCCCGAAGAGGACAGCGTCGGACTCCCCGCGACCGACGAGCGAGCCGTGATCGGCGCCGACGACGGCGTTCCAGCCGATCGCCGCGTGACGATCGCGGTCCCGCGACTGCCCCGTATCTCGAACGCGACGGATATCGAGGCTCTCGTGGCCGAACCGGGCGTCTCGGTGTCGTACGTGCCGGTCGACCCCGATGGCGGCGATCCGACCGATCGACTCGCGAACGCGGACGCGGTCGTCCTCCCGGGGACGAAAAACACCGTCGACGACCTGCTCGCGCTCCGGGCGGCCGGGTACGACGACGCGCTCACGGCGTTCGACGGGCCGATCGTGGGCCTCTGTGGCGGCTACCAGATGCTGGGTCACCGGATCACGAACGCGTCTCTCGAGGGCACCGGGAGCGACGTCGGAACCGGGACGGACGGAACCGACGGTACCGGGACGGACGACGCCCGTGGTGCCGAAATAGACGACACGGTGGCGGGATTCGGCCTCCTGCCCGTCGAGACGCGCTTCGAGGGCGACAAACACCTCGAGCAGACGACGGTCCCCGTCGACGGATCGGCGACCCCGCTCCTGGCCGGTGCCGACGGGACCGCCTCGGGGTACGAGATCCACGCGGGCCGCACAGAGGCGCTCGAACCCGTCGATCGGCCGCTCGGCGACTCCAGCGCCGCAGTAGGACCCGTCCTCGGAACCTACCTCCACGGCGTCTTCGACAACGCGACCGTCCGGGAGGCCTTCCTCGACGCCGTCGCCGCGTCAGCGGGGGTCGATCGGCCGGCGGACGGGGCCGGCGACACCGCCGGGAGAAGCGCGAGCGAAACGCCGTTCGATCGGGCCGCGTCACTCGTGGGCGAGAACGTCGATCTCGCGGCGCTTGGGCTTCCGGTCCGGTAA
- a CDS encoding ABC transporter ATP-binding protein yields MGVVNVTGLRKSYGSVDALNGLSFAIERGELFGFLGPNGAGKTSTIRILTGQIEPDAGEVRVLDTDPAAEPIETRRRVGILPEQGSPPSFLTPREYLEFVGEVRDLDPDHVAERTDLWAERLGFRSKLDTLTTDLSRGQQQKVMIAQAFVHEPDVVFIDEPLANLDPLVQEQVKEFLVAYAAEDNAVFVSTHDIDVAEEICTRVGIVADGQLVAERSLEGVTEPSLLELFLDRVTEEDARGLPAGPAV; encoded by the coding sequence ATGGGTGTCGTCAACGTGACGGGGCTGCGGAAGTCCTACGGCTCCGTGGACGCGCTGAACGGGCTGTCGTTCGCGATCGAGCGGGGCGAACTGTTCGGTTTTCTCGGCCCGAACGGGGCCGGAAAGACCTCGACGATCCGGATCCTGACCGGCCAGATCGAACCGGACGCCGGGGAGGTCCGGGTGCTCGATACCGATCCGGCGGCTGAACCGATCGAAACGCGCCGACGGGTCGGCATCCTTCCGGAACAGGGGTCGCCGCCGAGTTTCCTCACGCCACGGGAGTACCTCGAATTCGTCGGCGAGGTCCGCGACCTCGACCCGGATCACGTGGCCGAACGGACGGACCTGTGGGCGGAACGGCTCGGCTTCCGGAGCAAACTCGACACGCTCACCACCGACCTCTCGCGGGGGCAACAACAGAAGGTGATGATCGCCCAGGCGTTCGTCCACGAACCCGACGTCGTCTTCATCGACGAACCGCTCGCGAACCTCGATCCGCTCGTCCAGGAACAGGTCAAGGAGTTTCTCGTCGCCTACGCGGCCGAGGACAACGCGGTCTTCGTCTCGACGCACGACATCGACGTGGCCGAAGAGATCTGTACGCGCGTCGGGATCGTCGCCGACGGCCAGCTCGTCGCCGAGCGATCGCTCGAGGGCGTCACGGAGCCGTCGCTGCTGGAGCTGTTTCTGGATCGCGTCACCGAGGAGGACGCTCGCGGTCTCCCGGCGGGTCCGGCAGTATGA
- a CDS encoding MTH865 family protein: protein MADESELREQMIDAFEGADYPISSPMDLVPALPNGPGTKFESGDYSITAMELNTKTSGGDFPYDDPETFVDDIIEDLKEQGEI from the coding sequence ATGGCAGACGAATCCGAACTTCGCGAGCAGATGATCGACGCGTTCGAAGGCGCAGACTACCCCATCTCGAGTCCGATGGACCTCGTTCCGGCACTGCCGAACGGGCCGGGGACGAAGTTCGAATCCGGTGATTACTCGATCACCGCGATGGAACTCAACACCAAGACGTCCGGCGGCGACTTCCCGTACGACGACCCCGAGACGTTCGTCGACGACATCATCGAGGACCTGAAAGAACAGGGCGAAATCTAG
- a CDS encoding CopG family transcriptional regulator produces the protein MAKDTVRYPDDVVEQIDALVEDGMFESKSEFYRFSAEYVLTLINADHEVKTFNFDEIKSELDISEEDHAKALGTDGGTFFLDAVITVRKQGLRGNYEAAERFIDTHYDATDQECIILEELLGTYRDGST, from the coding sequence ATGGCGAAGGATACCGTCCGGTACCCGGACGACGTCGTCGAGCAGATCGACGCGCTCGTCGAAGACGGTATGTTCGAGAGCAAATCCGAGTTCTACCGGTTCTCCGCGGAGTACGTACTGACGCTGATCAACGCCGACCACGAGGTCAAGACGTTCAACTTCGACGAGATCAAGTCCGAACTCGACATCAGCGAAGAGGACCACGCGAAGGCGCTGGGTACCGACGGCGGCACCTTCTTCCTCGATGCCGTCATCACGGTCCGGAAACAGGGGCTCCGGGGCAACTACGAGGCCGCGGAACGGTTCATCGACACCCACTACGACGCGACCGACCAGGAGTGTATCATTCTCGAGGAACTGCTCGGGACCTACCGGGACGGCTCGACCTGA
- a CDS encoding UPF0175 family protein, translating to MGTISARVPDDLEAELEVYLEEENLDRSTAVRKLLIEGLEEWRMERALDKLEAGEITFSRAAELADLSVWELARLAEDRNVTWVDGDRLEDDLDAL from the coding sequence ATGGGAACCATCTCCGCCCGCGTCCCGGACGACCTCGAGGCCGAACTCGAGGTCTATCTCGAGGAGGAAAACCTCGATCGGAGTACGGCCGTCCGGAAGCTGTTGATCGAAGGACTCGAAGAGTGGCGCATGGAGCGCGCACTCGACAAACTCGAGGCCGGTGAAATAACGTTCTCCCGGGCAGCCGAACTCGCGGACCTGTCGGTCTGGGAACTGGCACGACTCGCCGAGGACCGCAACGTGACCTGGGTCGACGGCGATCGTCTCGAGGACGACCTCGACGCGCTCTGA
- a CDS encoding bacterio-opsin activator domain-containing protein, which yields MAGTNRDDWIVVITGSDERRRQLESALRDETSMTVTALAPDADFESRLDSPPDDPDRDPTDRSPSREGGAATSVDPAGVVVSIDRPAALRTTLERVHEVAPSPPTIVAPRNGSERVATAALRAGATEYVPAESDTETLDRIVATIRSERDADRESDVEPESTDEWRVLRSLADELPDEAFIIDEDGTYLDVSVRRQASELCTLSRDELVGRNVDEAFSSPTAARLQSCIDRTIRAGEAQSIEYDVDTSDGRRCYEAQVVPIVDEISESGAVLWLAQDVTERARRVRELQSRRDRLETLNRINAVIREVIETLVEAPSRDAIEREVCDQLVDSELYCGSWIAERTADRQLAYRTGSGSANAVLETARELPADRQPSVQRALVTGDVQTANGLSETDELADPLREAAAEDNVASLIAVPISHEDATYGVLTVLASRDDAFSEREQAEFRLLGETIGFAIQAVKNRQLLFADTVVELEFHIHGGDTLSFDLSESYDCTCSLEWAGTTADGRSFQFVTIEGLDGQTVLEEATDHDSVESCRLIHDGTRRCTIELRLSRSGVRTLANHGATIRNVTVEDGVGSILVEVSRDADVREIAEALTAVYENTDLVARREVDRPVRTAAERRTRILDELTDRQLTTLRLAYYSGFFDWPRESTGEEIAEAMDVSPPTMHQHLRKGLKTVLGEFFEDGSGTE from the coding sequence ATGGCAGGAACGAACCGGGACGACTGGATCGTCGTGATTACGGGATCGGACGAGCGCCGGCGACAACTCGAGTCGGCGCTTCGAGACGAGACGTCGATGACCGTCACTGCACTGGCTCCCGACGCCGACTTCGAATCCCGTCTCGATTCGCCCCCGGACGACCCCGACCGGGATCCCACCGACCGCTCGCCGTCCCGTGAGGGTGGGGCGGCGACCTCCGTCGACCCAGCAGGCGTCGTCGTCTCGATCGATCGGCCGGCGGCGCTCCGGACCACGCTCGAACGCGTCCACGAGGTGGCCCCGTCACCCCCGACGATCGTCGCGCCACGAAACGGGTCTGAACGGGTGGCGACCGCCGCACTCCGGGCTGGCGCGACCGAATACGTTCCAGCCGAGAGCGACACGGAGACGCTCGATCGGATCGTCGCGACGATTCGATCGGAGCGCGACGCCGACCGGGAAAGCGACGTGGAACCGGAATCGACGGACGAGTGGCGCGTTCTCCGCAGTCTCGCCGACGAACTCCCGGACGAGGCCTTCATCATCGACGAGGACGGAACCTATCTCGACGTGAGCGTCCGTCGACAGGCCTCCGAGTTGTGTACGCTGTCTCGCGACGAACTCGTCGGGAGGAACGTCGACGAGGCGTTTTCGAGTCCCACTGCCGCACGACTTCAGTCGTGTATCGATCGGACGATTCGCGCCGGTGAAGCGCAGTCGATCGAGTACGACGTCGATACGAGCGACGGGAGACGCTGTTACGAAGCGCAGGTCGTTCCGATCGTCGACGAGATTTCGGAATCCGGTGCGGTCCTGTGGTTGGCACAGGACGTTACCGAGCGCGCCCGTCGCGTCCGCGAACTGCAGTCGCGGCGCGATCGACTCGAGACGCTCAACCGGATCAACGCGGTGATCCGGGAGGTGATCGAGACGCTCGTCGAGGCTCCCTCGCGGGACGCGATCGAACGCGAGGTCTGCGATCAACTCGTCGACTCGGAACTGTACTGTGGCTCGTGGATCGCCGAACGAACCGCCGATCGGCAACTCGCCTACCGGACCGGGTCGGGGAGTGCAAACGCAGTCCTCGAGACGGCCCGCGAACTCCCGGCCGATCGCCAGCCGTCTGTCCAGCGGGCGCTCGTGACCGGCGACGTACAGACGGCGAACGGGCTCTCGGAGACCGACGAACTCGCCGACCCGCTTCGGGAGGCTGCGGCCGAGGACAACGTGGCGTCCCTGATCGCCGTCCCAATCAGTCACGAGGACGCGACCTACGGGGTTCTCACCGTCCTCGCGAGCAGGGACGACGCCTTCAGCGAGCGCGAACAGGCCGAGTTCCGCCTGCTCGGCGAGACGATCGGGTTCGCCATCCAGGCGGTCAAGAACCGCCAGCTGCTCTTCGCGGACACCGTCGTCGAACTCGAATTTCACATCCACGGCGGCGACACGCTCTCGTTCGATCTCTCCGAGTCGTACGACTGCACCTGTTCGCTCGAGTGGGCCGGGACGACGGCTGATGGCCGCTCGTTCCAGTTCGTGACCATCGAGGGACTCGACGGCCAGACGGTGCTCGAGGAGGCGACCGATCACGACTCGGTCGAATCGTGTCGACTCATCCACGACGGGACCCGTCGCTGCACGATCGAACTCCGACTGTCCCGCTCGGGCGTCCGGACCCTCGCGAATCACGGGGCGACGATCCGGAACGTGACGGTCGAGGACGGCGTCGGCTCCATCCTGGTCGAGGTCTCACGGGACGCCGACGTCCGGGAGATCGCCGAGGCGCTGACCGCCGTCTACGAGAACACCGATCTGGTCGCCAGACGGGAAGTCGATCGACCGGTCCGGACGGCCGCCGAGCGCCGGACCCGCATCCTCGACGAGTTGACCGATCGCCAGTTGACCACGTTGCGGCTGGCGTACTACAGCGGCTTCTTCGACTGGCCGCGCGAGAGTACCGGCGAGGAGATCGCCGAGGCGATGGACGTCTCGCCGCCGACGATGCACCAGCACCTCCGGAAGGGACTGAAGACGGTGCTCGGGGAGTTCTTCGAGGACGGTAGCGGGACCGAGTAG
- a CDS encoding cob(I)yrinic acid a,c-diamide adenosyltransferase, with product MSEDQPPESAIADTPGGGRSPEAEPIEAAAPEEFGLVQVWWGDGKGKTTATLGLGMRAAGHGYRVHLLQFMKGGASSVDAVRGEYNAIAALPGISYENLGHYGWHGMADGTDEADHEAEAQAGLERAQELLAAARGADLDEPIPLDAAPEAGMHMLVLDEVLYAADRGLVSETDVLDLIDAKPDGLELVLSGSHTEPDYLSAAADLITNVRKVKHPIDDGQRARQGTEF from the coding sequence ATGAGCGAGGACCAGCCACCGGAATCGGCGATCGCCGACACGCCTGGCGGGGGGCGATCGCCCGAGGCGGAGCCGATCGAAGCGGCCGCACCCGAGGAGTTCGGCCTCGTCCAGGTGTGGTGGGGCGACGGCAAGGGGAAGACGACGGCGACGCTCGGCCTGGGGATGCGGGCGGCCGGGCACGGCTACCGCGTGCATCTGCTCCAGTTTATGAAAGGCGGCGCGTCGAGCGTCGACGCCGTCCGCGGCGAGTACAACGCGATCGCGGCCCTGCCGGGGATCAGCTACGAGAACCTCGGCCACTACGGCTGGCACGGGATGGCCGACGGGACCGACGAGGCGGATCACGAGGCGGAGGCCCAGGCCGGCCTCGAGCGCGCCCAGGAGTTGCTCGCGGCGGCCCGTGGGGCCGACCTCGACGAACCGATCCCGCTCGACGCCGCTCCGGAGGCGGGGATGCACATGCTCGTGCTCGACGAGGTGCTGTACGCCGCCGATCGAGGACTCGTCAGCGAAACCGACGTGCTCGACCTGATCGACGCGAAACCGGACGGACTGGAACTCGTCCTCTCGGGAAGCCACACCGAACCCGACTACCTCTCGGCGGCGGCCGACCTGATCACGAACGTCCGCAAGGTGAAACACCCGATCGACGACGGACAGCGGGCGCGACAGGGAACGGAGTTCTGA
- a CDS encoding DUF3368 domain-containing protein — MTTNAVYEEVVTTGIDEGHADARRIEHVIENGLLSVEEVDQTVLFERLRKNDRLSIADASVLALADQHDGTAIVDERYGRAVASAETVPTRGTAYIVLRLHRDDILTADEAQETIDEMVDAGWYCAPDLYAKISRKIDELSE, encoded by the coding sequence GTGACTACGAATGCCGTCTACGAAGAGGTAGTTACGACGGGAATCGACGAAGGCCACGCAGACGCGAGACGGATCGAGCACGTCATCGAAAACGGGCTCCTGTCGGTCGAGGAAGTCGACCAAACCGTCCTCTTCGAACGGCTGCGGAAAAACGACCGTCTCAGCATCGCCGACGCCTCGGTCCTCGCCCTGGCCGACCAGCACGACGGAACGGCGATCGTCGACGAGCGCTACGGTCGGGCCGTCGCGAGCGCCGAGACCGTTCCCACCCGCGGGACGGCCTATATCGTGCTTCGACTGCATCGCGACGACATCCTCACCGCCGACGAGGCACAGGAGACGATCGACGAGATGGTCGACGCGGGCTGGTACTGCGCCCCCGACCTGTACGCGAAGATCAGTCGGAAGATCGACGAGCTATCCGAGTGA